The following coding sequences lie in one Helicobacter sp. MIT 21-1697 genomic window:
- a CDS encoding META domain-containing protein, whose amino-acid sequence MTYKSFIKIGLAAFVALNMSGCFVNLIKQEYKDSLLEDEKQWYVYKFTLKDGREFEPIWKEAQSTMSFDTEENRIFGVSVCNNYFATFALKGKKLKLSATGASRRLCHPSESSGYEFWFVRSLEGEFVVEKEGKEMRLKGEHATYYLRK is encoded by the coding sequence ATGACATATAAATCTTTTATCAAAATAGGGTTAGCTGCGTTTGTGGCACTCAATATGAGTGGGTGTTTTGTGAATCTTATCAAGCAAGAATATAAAGATTCGCTTTTAGAAGATGAAAAGCAATGGTATGTGTATAAATTTACGCTTAAAGATGGGCGGGAGTTTGAACCTATTTGGAAAGAGGCTCAATCAACTATGAGCTTTGATACCGAAGAAAATCGTATTTTTGGCGTGAGTGTGTGCAATAACTATTTCGCTACCTTTGCATTAAAGGGCAAAAAACTTAAACTAAGTGCCACAGGTGCGTCTCGCCGACTTTGCCACCCAAGTGAGAGTAGCGGATATGAATTTTGGTTTGTGCGTTCTTTGGAGGGGGAATTTGTCGTAGAAAAAGAGGGCAAGGAAATGCGTTTAAAGGGTGAGCACGCTACTTATTATTTACGCAAATGA
- the hemJ gene encoding protoporphyrinogen oxidase HemJ has product MEYLYIKVLHIVALISWMAMFFYLPRLFVYHAQYADKAEFVEIVKLQEMRLYKYIGLPALVLTLLSGGVMIALNPTLFKVADSGLWLHIKLIFVLLFVIYHCVCGYFIKALGKGTCTKSHRFFRIFNEIPTLLVIVIVFLAVCKPF; this is encoded by the coding sequence ATGGAGTATTTGTATATTAAAGTGTTACATATTGTAGCGCTTATTTCGTGGATGGCAATGTTTTTTTATCTTCCACGATTATTCGTTTATCACGCGCAGTATGCAGATAAAGCGGAGTTTGTAGAGATTGTCAAACTCCAAGAAATGAGGCTGTATAAATATATCGGTTTGCCTGCATTAGTGCTTACGCTCCTTAGCGGAGGGGTGATGATAGCACTTAATCCTACATTATTTAAGGTGGCAGATTCTGGCTTATGGCTGCACATTAAGCTTATATTCGTGCTTTTATTTGTGATATATCATTGTGTGTGCGGATATTTTATTAAGGCTTTGGGTAAAGGCACTTGCACCAAAAGCCATAGATTTTTTAGAATCTTTAATGAGATTCCCACACTTTTAGTCATTGTGATTGTATTTCTGGCAGTGTGTAAGCCATTTTAG
- the argH gene encoding argininosuccinate lyase — translation MAKLWGGRFELDSSALLEEFNASIFFDKQLWREDIQGSKAHAKMLHKIGILSEKELQDIVNGLDCIAQRIERGEFVFSASDEDIHMAIESALTALIGDVGKKLHTARSRNDQVAVDFRLYVLRYNKEITKLLLELMESILAIAKTHTHTIMPGMTHLQHAQPINFGFALVAWACNFKRDVERLFSDYTRNNKCPLGSGALAGTPYNNDRIFLAKELGFDEPTLNAMDSVSDRDFALDMLYSLSMVMMHISRVAEELVLWSSSEFKFISLSDEYATGSSIMPQKKNPDVPELLRGKSGRVYGALMGLLCVMKGLPFAYNKDTQEDKEGVFDAIKNVVLCLRICKECLKTMSIHTENMYKMAKIGHLSATDLADFLVRECNVAFRDAHHITGQVVAYAESKGVDISDLSEEEIMSVDSRIRQGVKSVLCLESSMNARNSLGGTAIMQTSAQIETLTSFVREQMVHLTGDKDE, via the coding sequence ATGGCAAAATTATGGGGAGGACGCTTTGAATTGGATTCAAGTGCGCTTTTAGAGGAATTTAACGCTTCTATTTTCTTTGATAAGCAGCTATGGCGTGAGGATATACAAGGCTCAAAGGCACACGCAAAAATGCTACACAAAATCGGCATTTTGAGTGAAAAAGAATTACAAGATATTGTAAATGGACTTGATTGTATTGCACAGCGCATTGAGCGTGGTGAGTTTGTCTTTAGCGCAAGTGATGAAGATATACATATGGCAATAGAATCTGCTTTGACTGCCCTTATTGGCGATGTGGGCAAGAAGCTTCATACTGCACGTAGTCGTAATGACCAAGTGGCAGTAGATTTTCGCCTGTATGTGTTAAGATATAATAAAGAAATTACGAAGCTGCTTTTAGAACTTATGGAATCTATCCTTGCAATAGCCAAAACGCACACTCACACCATTATGCCGGGTATGACGCATCTCCAACACGCACAACCAATTAATTTTGGCTTTGCCCTTGTAGCGTGGGCGTGTAATTTTAAACGCGATGTGGAGCGATTATTCAGTGATTATACGCGCAATAATAAATGTCCGCTGGGCAGCGGCGCATTAGCTGGCACACCTTACAATAATGATAGAATCTTTCTTGCCAAAGAGTTGGGATTTGATGAACCTACGCTTAATGCGATGGATTCGGTAAGTGATAGGGATTTTGCCCTTGATATGTTGTATTCTCTCTCTATGGTGATGATGCACATTTCTCGCGTGGCAGAGGAGCTTGTGCTATGGAGTAGCTCGGAGTTTAAATTTATCTCTTTAAGTGATGAATACGCCACAGGAAGCTCTATAATGCCACAGAAAAAAAATCCTGATGTGCCTGAACTTTTGCGCGGAAAGAGTGGGCGCGTGTATGGGGCGCTTATGGGGCTGCTTTGTGTAATGAAAGGATTGCCTTTTGCCTACAATAAAGATACGCAAGAAGACAAAGAGGGCGTATTTGATGCAATTAAAAATGTGGTGCTTTGCCTTAGAATCTGCAAAGAATGCCTCAAAACGATGAGTATCCACACTGAAAATATGTATAAAATGGCGAAAATTGGGCATTTGAGTGCTACCGATTTGGCGGATTTTTTAGTGCGTGAGTGTAATGTAGCATTTCGCGATGCGCATCATATCACAGGGCAAGTTGTAGCGTATGCAGAAAGTAAAGGCGTAGATATAAGTGATTTGTCTGAAGAGGAGATTATGAGTGTGGATTCTCGGATTAGGCAAGGTGTAAAATCTGTGCTATGTTTAGAATCTTCTATGAATGCGCGCAATAGCCTTGGTGGCACAGCGATAATGCAAACTTCTGCTCAAATTGAAACGCTTACATCTTTTGTGCGTGAGCAAATGGTGCATTTAACAGGGGATAAAGATGAGTGA
- a CDS encoding histidinol-phosphatase: MRIDLHNHTSLCHHATGTMREYIQEALAHNINVFGFSCHSPMAFDEAYRMNVQELPLYCAEVRALQEEFKDNIEILCALEVDYILHREDLLESCVFAYPFDYLIGSVHFLGTWGFDNPAFIGEYAKVDMCECWKQYLKSIESMAQSGLFQIVGHFDLLKLFGHSIPPSCEPYLDLALESIADNHLALELNPAGWRKPINEAYPSPAILHKAYKKGIPITFGSDAHSVAHIGFRYADLCALAKSVGYDSALYFRQKQPQNIRF, encoded by the coding sequence ATGCGCATTGATTTACACAATCACACAAGCCTTTGTCATCACGCCACAGGCACGATGAGGGAATATATCCAAGAAGCACTTGCGCATAATATCAATGTGTTTGGATTCTCTTGCCATTCCCCTATGGCTTTTGATGAAGCCTATCGTATGAATGTGCAAGAGCTGCCTTTATACTGCGCAGAAGTGCGTGCCTTGCAAGAAGAATTTAAAGATAACATTGAGATTCTCTGCGCCCTAGAGGTGGATTATATCCTCCATAGAGAGGATTTATTAGAATCTTGTGTATTCGCATATCCCTTTGATTATCTCATTGGTTCAGTGCATTTTTTAGGCACTTGGGGGTTTGATAATCCCGCATTTATTGGTGAATATGCCAAAGTAGATATGTGTGAGTGCTGGAAGCAATATCTTAAGTCCATTGAGAGTATGGCGCAAAGTGGCTTATTTCAGATTGTAGGACATTTTGATTTGCTTAAACTTTTTGGACATAGCATTCCTCCCTCGTGTGAGCCTTATTTAGACTTAGCTTTGGAATCTATTGCCGATAATCATCTCGCCCTAGAGCTTAATCCTGCAGGGTGGCGAAAGCCCATTAACGAAGCTTATCCAAGTCCTGCTATTTTGCACAAAGCCTACAAGAAAGGCATTCCTATCACTTTTGGTTCAGACGCACATAGTGTGGCGCATATCGGATTTAGATATGCGGATTTATGCGCCTTAGCTAAAAGCGTAGGTTATGATTCTGCGCTGTATTTCAGACAAAAGCAACCTCAAAATATTAGATTCTAA
- the ubiE gene encoding bifunctional demethylmenaquinone methyltransferase/2-methoxy-6-polyprenyl-1,4-benzoquinol methylase UbiE → MSEKQEQIVNMFNDIAPSYDRANRVMSLGIDVRWRKEACKKAYEALGKDEISCVLDVACGTGDMLLHWYNEAQKAHKHIAQMRGIDPSLGMLDVARGKLAPFFVSDTLSLDIGEAKALCIESQSVDILSIAYGLRNVVELDKALDEFARVLKSGGVLVILEFMNNKPRGLLDIFMRFYTRKILPVVGGIISHNYGAYKYLPHSIEGFVSSEQLTQKLLERGIKSYFIKGYSANISTLYVGVKA, encoded by the coding sequence ATGAGTGAAAAACAAGAGCAAATTGTAAATATGTTTAATGATATTGCTCCAAGCTATGATAGGGCAAATCGTGTGATGAGTTTAGGCATTGATGTGAGGTGGCGTAAAGAGGCGTGTAAGAAAGCGTATGAGGCTTTAGGCAAAGATGAAATCTCGTGTGTGCTTGATGTGGCGTGTGGCACAGGTGATATGTTGTTGCATTGGTATAATGAAGCTCAAAAGGCGCATAAACATATCGCACAAATGCGCGGGATTGACCCCTCTCTTGGTATGCTTGATGTGGCTAGAGGGAAACTTGCGCCATTTTTTGTATCCGATACTTTAAGCTTGGATATTGGTGAAGCAAAGGCATTATGTATAGAATCTCAAAGTGTGGATATTCTCTCAATCGCCTATGGATTGCGCAATGTCGTAGAGCTGGATAAGGCACTTGATGAATTTGCGCGTGTGCTTAAAAGCGGGGGTGTTCTTGTGATTTTAGAATTTATGAATAACAAGCCTAGAGGACTCCTTGATATATTTATGCGCTTTTATACGCGCAAGATTCTCCCTGTGGTAGGGGGGATTATCTCTCATAATTATGGAGCTTATAAGTATTTGCCACATTCTATTGAGGGCTTTGTAAGCAGTGAGCAGCTGACACAAAAGCTTTTAGAGAGGGGAATAAAAAGTTATTTTATTAAGGGATATAGTGCGAATATTTCTACACTTTATGTAGGTGTGAAAGCATAA
- a CDS encoding YigZ family protein, which produces MKTLAIQDSKQVPLQIQGSFESKGSKFLSFLFPFVQFDEGLLCLKKQHSKAVHFVSASRHYNEYGQILESFDDDKEPRGSSGTPSLNVLRGEELIEVGVVIVRYFGGTLLGVGGLVRAYTNAVQEAIESAKAQGLLIDYIHAETFSLHIAYSALSVCEYEAKKLGLDFKKEAFLPFGVQVRVQGEKKCLEMFKTMYNNNFVFHTQSQMN; this is translated from the coding sequence ATGAAAACGCTTGCTATACAAGATTCAAAACAAGTCCCACTGCAAATACAGGGCAGTTTTGAGAGTAAAGGCTCAAAGTTTCTAAGCTTTCTTTTTCCTTTTGTGCAATTTGATGAGGGCTTACTTTGTTTAAAAAAGCAGCACTCAAAGGCAGTGCATTTTGTGAGTGCGAGTAGGCATTATAATGAATATGGGCAGATTCTAGAATCTTTTGATGATGACAAAGAGCCAAGAGGAAGTAGCGGCACACCAAGCCTCAATGTCTTGCGTGGCGAGGAACTTATTGAGGTAGGCGTGGTGATAGTGCGATATTTTGGTGGCACATTATTAGGTGTGGGTGGTTTAGTGAGGGCTTATACAAATGCGGTGCAAGAAGCCATAGAATCTGCTAAAGCACAAGGATTGCTCATTGATTACATACACGCGGAGACTTTTAGCCTACATATTGCTTACTCTGCGCTTAGTGTATGCGAATACGAGGCAAAAAAGCTAGGATTAGACTTTAAAAAAGAGGCGTTTTTGCCCTTTGGCGTGCAAGTGAGAGTGCAAGGAGAAAAGAAATGCCTTGAAATGTTTAAAACAATGTATAATAACAACTTTGTTTTTCACACTCAATCCCAAATGAACTAA